The proteins below are encoded in one region of Sphaerodactylus townsendi isolate TG3544 linkage group LG06, MPM_Stown_v2.3, whole genome shotgun sequence:
- the GAPDHS gene encoding glyceraldehyde-3-phosphate dehydrogenase, testis-specific, with translation MAELAVGINGFGRIGRLVLRACVEKGIKVVAVNDPFIDLNYMVYMFKYDSTHGRFKGEVHAEGGKLIVNGNKIAVFQCMKPNEIPWGNAGALYVVESTGVFLTVDKASSHLHGGAKRVVVSAPSPDAPMFVMGVNHEKYDPSSMNIVSNASCTTNCLAPLAKVIHDNFGIVEGLMTTVHAYTATQKTVDGPSAKAWRDGRGAHQNIIPASTGAAKAVGKVIPELNGKLTGMAFRVPVCDVSVVDLTCRLSRPATYAQIKEAVKKAAKGPMAGILGYTEDEVVSTDFIGDHRSSIFDAGAGISLNDNFVKLISWYDNEYGYSCRVADLLKHMYSKEN, from the exons ATGGCTGAACTAGCAGTTGGAATCAATGG CTTTGGACGCATCGGACGCTTGGTCCTCCGAGCCTGCGTGGAGAAAGGGATCAAAGTGGTGGCTGTCAATGACCCTTTCATTGACCTCAACTATATG GTATACATGTTCAAGTATGACTCTACCCATGGGCGCTTCAAAGGAGAAGTACATGCTGAAGGTGGCAAGCTAATAGTGAATGGGAATAAGATCGCAGTATTTCAGTG CATGAAACCCAATGAGATCCCTTGGGGTAATGCGGGAGCACTGTATGTAGTCGAATCAACTGGTGTCTTCCTTACTGTTGACAAAGCTTCG TCTCATCTCCACGGTGGGGCTAAGCGAGTAGTGGTGAGCGCCCCATCCCCCGATGCGCCTATGTTTGTGATGGGAGTCAATCACGAGAAGTATGATCCCTCCAGCATGAATATTGTGAG CAATGCCTCCTGCACCACCAACTGCTTGGCACCGTTGGCCAAAGTCATTCACGACAACTTTGGCATTGTGGAAGGCCTCATG ACCACCGTTCATGCCTACACTGCCACCCAGAAGACTGTGGATGGTCCTTCTGCCAAGGCTTGGCGTGATGGCAGGGGTGCCCACCAGAACATCATTCCAGCTTCCACTGGTGCTGCCAAAGCTGTGGGCAAAGTTATCCCTGAGCTGAATGG GAAGCTCACTGGCATGGCATTCCGTGTGCCAGTTTGTGATGTCTCGGTAGTAGACCTGACCTGCCGCCTTTCCAGGCCAGCCACCTATGCTCAGATCAAAGAAGCTGTCAAGAAGGCAGCGAAAGGGCCAATGGCTGGGATCCTGGGATACACAGAGGATGAG GTCGTTTCGACTGATTTCATTGGGGACCATCGTTCCTCTATCTTTGATGCTGGAGCTGGGATCTCCCTCAATGACAACTTTGTGAAGCTCATCTCCTG GTATGATAACGAATATGGCTACAGCTGCCGCGTAGCAGACCTCCTGAAGCATATGTACTCCAAGGAGAACTGA